TTGCATGCGGTAACTGGGGTGTTGTCGGTGACAAGGCCGGTAAAGCCACTTTCGTTGAGGTCTGCTCTGAGAAGGGTGCAATGCTCTTTGACGGTGCGGTGAAGGCAGGAGCGATCAGCTCGTCTGCCCCAGACCCGAAAGGACTTGAGATCCGCGGGAAGATCGAGAACGTCATGATCAAGATGGGGAAAAATGCTCAGGCAAAACAGTTCTCCGAGGCAGGACCCGGACTTGCAAACTACATGGAAGCAGCATCCAAGTGTATCAAATGCTACGGATGTATTGAGAACTGTCCGATCTGTTCCTGCTCTGAGAACTGTTCCACCAAGAACCCCGAACTCGTCCGCCCGGGAATTATTCCGCCGGACTTCATGTTCCAGATGATCCGGTTCTCGCACATTGCAAGCTCCTGTATCAACTGCGGTCAGTGCAGCGAGCTTTGTCCGATGGACATCCCGAACTCGCTCTACATGCATGCCCAGCAGCTGGAGTATGAGAGAGTGTTCGGCCACAAACCAGGGTATGACATGACACTGCCAGCAGTGAACTGCGATTGTGCTGCCAAAAAAGCGGACCCGCACGTTACGATCTACAAGAGATCCAAGTAATACAATAATCCTCTTCATCCTATTTTTTTGGAGTTGGTCTTAGCCGCCCACGGAAAAACGGAATACACGGAGTTTCACGGAAAAAAAAACATCACGGAGCAGACGTGAACACCACGGAAATGATTCACTTCAGTTGCATTGCG
This Methanorbis rubei DNA region includes the following protein-coding sequences:
- a CDS encoding 4Fe-4S binding protein, giving the protein ACGNWGVVGDKAGKATFVEVCSEKGAMLFDGAVKAGAISSSAPDPKGLEIRGKIENVMIKMGKNAQAKQFSEAGPGLANYMEAASKCIKCYGCIENCPICSCSENCSTKNPELVRPGIIPPDFMFQMIRFSHIASSCINCGQCSELCPMDIPNSLYMHAQQLEYERVFGHKPGYDMTLPAVNCDCAAKKADPHVTIYKRSK